In Colias croceus chromosome 26, ilColCroc2.1, one DNA window encodes the following:
- the LOC123703575 gene encoding chloride channel protein 2 isoform X1, translated as MVKWRKQQSLVSGDTSEEEIGHNYLSTLMYGRYQRDLSEAAREEARRLRRLRKKRRKDDKLRQKELEASGKHRPRGKFFKVLGYLWRHTFARLGEDWVFLAVLGIVMGCLNFAIDQGIAVCNNARTWMYKDVATTIFSKYVAWVSLPVCLILFAAGFVHIVAAQSIGSGIPEMKTILRGVHLKEYLTFRALVSKVVGLTATLGSGLPLGKEGPSVHIASMVASLLSRLVTTFQGIYENESRTTEMLAAACAVGVASCFAAPVGGVLFSIEVTTTYFAVRNYWRGFFAACCSAIMFRLLSVWSGAMPTVKPLFPTSLPQDFPFDPQEFAVFVLLGIVCGLMAALWVWLHRQYVLFIRNTKYLSTFLQKNRFIYPGFVTLAVMSILFPPGIGKYMAADLGNQPQVLSLFANFTWSDELTAEQAAIVSHWQTPEVDHFGCLIIYFFSIYFLSMVSCTLPVPAGIFVPAFKMGASLGRFTGEVMHYFCPLGVAYGGHIQKILPGGYATVGAAAFTGAVTHTVSTIVIVIEMTGQVTHLLPIMAAVLAANAVAALLQPSCFDSIILIKKLPYLPDLLSSASRMYDICVEDFMVRDVKYIWNRMTFQQLKDILKANKTIKSFPLVDSPASMVLLGSIHRWELVKLIEQQVGRSRRLQVAALWQREAERRREEERVRRPSRFEVTPAPDMLQVPGSGMTRGTSLTTKDQGGLIPAPGQLFRPKSILKKTNSFTLSRGLGAPPSPSLPHPAVYTTVTGAETRIRAAFEAIFKRSTLLPDVEGGLSDGLSLPRSPSINKKVQLPRERVCDMSPEDQKAWEQLEMAKEIDFDRMLQIARKRDMNPDDTDYEDENLYICHIDPAPFQLVERTSLLKVHSLFSTLGVSRAYVTAIGRLIGVVALKELRKAIEDVNSGALTAATRPAPPTPPTPTSPPLLIKVHAAEPSPPSDSDTAPLTRK; from the exons aTGTATGGTCGCTACCAACGCGACCTAAGCGAAGCGGCGAGAGAAGAAGCGAGAAGACTCAGAAGACTGCGAAAGAAGAGAAGAAAAGATGACAAACTCCGACAGAAGGAGCTGGAAGCTTCTGGCAAACACAGACCGAGGGGAAAGTTCTTTAAAGTATTAG GGTACCTATGGAGGCATACATTCGCAAGGCTCGGAGAAGATTGGGTATTCCTGGCCGTGCTGGGAATCGTCATGGGGTGTTTGAACTTCGCTATCGACCAGGGTATCGCTGTGTGTAATAAtg CCCGAACCTGGATGTACAAAGACGTAGCAACAACCATCTTCAGCAAGTATGTAGCGTGGGTGTCTCTGCCTGTGTGTTTGATACTGTTTGCAGCTGGCTTCGTGCATATAGTAGCAGCTCAAAGTATAG GATCTGGTATACCGGAAATGAAGACGATACTCAGGGGTGTGCACCTCAAAGAGTACCTCACGTTTCGAGCCCTCGTCTCGAAGGTCGTGGGTTTGACGGCCACCCTAGGTTCTGGACTGCCTTTGGGTAAAGAG GGTCCATCAGTGCACATAGCATCAATGGTGGCCTCCCTCCTTTCCCGGCTAGTGACCACCTTCCAGGGTATATACGAGAACGAATCCCGGACCACGGAGATGTTAGCAGCCGCGTGCGCAGTGGGTGTGGCTTCTTGCTTCGCTGCGCCTGTGGGGG GTGTGTTATTCTCAATCgaagtaacgacgacatactTTGCTGTCCGCAATTACTGGCGGGGTTTCTTTGCCGCTTGTTGCAGTGCTATT ATGTTCCGCTTACTATCAGTATGGTCAGGTGCAATGCCGACAGTCAAACCACTGTTCCCAACCAGTCTACCTCAAGACTTTCCGTTTGATCCACAAGAGTTCGCTGTTTTCGTACTACTAGG CATTGTGTGTGGTCTAATGGCGGCGCTATGGGTGTGGCTGCATCGTCAATATGTGCTCTTTATCCGTAACACTAAGTATTTGAGCACTTTCCTGCAGAAAAA TCGTTTCATTTACCCCGGGTTTGTGACCTTGGCAGTAATGTCGATACTGTTCCCGCCCGGGATTGGAAAATATATGGCAGCTGACCTGGGCAATCAACCACAG GTATTATCTCTCTTCGCCAACTTCACATGGTCAGACGAACTGACAGCAGAACAAGCGGCCATTGTGTCTCACTGGCAGACACCCGAAGTGGACCATTTTGGGTGCCtcattatatatttctttagTATT TACTTCCTCAGCATGGTATCATGTACTCTACCAGTGCCTGCTGGTATATTCGTGCCGGCTTTCAAAATGGGCGCCTCTTTGGGCAGGTTTACGGGCGAAGTTATGCACTATTTCTGCCCGTTGGGCGTGGCGTATGGCGGACATATACAGAAGATATTGCCTG gGGGCTACGCCACGGTTGGTGCGGCCGCTTTCACTGGAGCAGTTACACATACTGTGTCTACGATTGTTATAGTTATTGAAATGACTGGACAG GTAACCCATCTGCTCCCAATAATGGCGGCAGTATTAGCAGCTAACGCAGTTGCAGCTCTTTTGCAGCCATCTTGCTTCGACAGTATTATACTTATCAAGAAACTGCCGTATCTGCCTGATTTATTGTCTTCTGCTAGCC GCATGTACGACATTTGCGTGGAAGACTTCATGGTGAGAGACGTGAAGTATATTTGGAATAGAATGACGTTCCAGCAACTGAAGGATATTCTTAAAGCGAATAAG ACGATCAAAAGCTTCCCGCTAGTGGACAGCCCAGCATCCATGGTCCTGCTCGGCTCGATCCACCGCTGGGAGCTGGTGAAGCTGATCGAGCAGCAGGTGGGGCGGTCGCGGCGCCTGCAGGTGGCCGCGCTGTGGCAGCGGGAGGCCGAGAGGAGGAGGGAGGAGGAGAGGGTGCGGAGACCTTCGCGGTTCGAG GTGACACCGGCCCCAGATATGCTGCAAGTGCCGGGTAGCGGCATGACGAGAGGCACTTCTCTCACTACCAAGGACCAGGGGGGACTTATAcctg CCCCAGGCCAGCTCTTCCGTCCCAAGTCGATCTTGAAAAAAACGAACTCGTTCACACTGAGCCGAGGGTTGGGCGCCCCCCCCTCCCCCTCGCTGCCCCACCCCGCTGTGTACACCACCGTCACCGGGGCGGAGACCAG GATTCGTGCAGCATTCGAAGCTATCTTCAAAAGATCAACCCTCCTACCAGACGTGGAGGGAGGTCTATCTGATGGTCTCAGTTTGCCTCGCAGTCCGTCTATTAACAAGAAAGTGCAATTG CCACGTGAGAGAGTATGTGACATGTCGCCAGAAGATCAAAAAGCGTGGGAACAGCTAGAGATGGCCAAAGAGATCGACTTCGATAGGATGCTGCAAATCGCTAGGAAACGAGATATG AATCCAGACGACACAGACTACGAAGATGAAAACCTGTACATCTGTCACATCGACCCGGCTCCCTTCCAGCTTGTTGAGAGAACGTCGTTGCTTAAA gtacATTCTCTTTTCTCAACGTTGGGTGTAAGCAGAGCGTATGTGACAGCCATTGGACGACTCATTGGTGTTGTAGCTTTGAAAGag CTGCGCAAAGCCATAGAGGATGTCAACTCAGGAGCTCTAACAGCGGCAACCCGTCCCGCTCCCCCCACCCCTCCCACGCCCACCTCCCCCCCGCTGCTCATCAAGGTGCACGCCGCAGAGCCCTCGCCCCCTAGCGATAGTGACACCGCGCCGCTGACTCG gAAATAG
- the LOC123703575 gene encoding chloride channel protein 2 isoform X2 → MKELNGREETSDDESGLGYQNTLMYGRYQRDLSEAAREEARRLRRLRKKRRKDDKLRQKELEASGKHRPRGKFFKVLGYLWRHTFARLGEDWVFLAVLGIVMGCLNFAIDQGIAVCNNARTWMYKDVATTIFSKYVAWVSLPVCLILFAAGFVHIVAAQSIGSGIPEMKTILRGVHLKEYLTFRALVSKVVGLTATLGSGLPLGKEGPSVHIASMVASLLSRLVTTFQGIYENESRTTEMLAAACAVGVASCFAAPVGGVLFSIEVTTTYFAVRNYWRGFFAACCSAIMFRLLSVWSGAMPTVKPLFPTSLPQDFPFDPQEFAVFVLLGIVCGLMAALWVWLHRQYVLFIRNTKYLSTFLQKNRFIYPGFVTLAVMSILFPPGIGKYMAADLGNQPQVLSLFANFTWSDELTAEQAAIVSHWQTPEVDHFGCLIIYFFSIYFLSMVSCTLPVPAGIFVPAFKMGASLGRFTGEVMHYFCPLGVAYGGHIQKILPGGYATVGAAAFTGAVTHTVSTIVIVIEMTGQVTHLLPIMAAVLAANAVAALLQPSCFDSIILIKKLPYLPDLLSSASRMYDICVEDFMVRDVKYIWNRMTFQQLKDILKANKTIKSFPLVDSPASMVLLGSIHRWELVKLIEQQVGRSRRLQVAALWQREAERRREEERVRRPSRFEVTPAPDMLQVPGSGMTRGTSLTTKDQGGLIPAPGQLFRPKSILKKTNSFTLSRGLGAPPSPSLPHPAVYTTVTGAETRIRAAFEAIFKRSTLLPDVEGGLSDGLSLPRSPSINKKVQLPRERVCDMSPEDQKAWEQLEMAKEIDFDRMLQIARKRDMNPDDTDYEDENLYICHIDPAPFQLVERTSLLKVHSLFSTLGVSRAYVTAIGRLIGVVALKELRKAIEDVNSGALTAATRPAPPTPPTPTSPPLLIKVHAAEPSPPSDSDTAPLTRK, encoded by the exons aTGTATGGTCGCTACCAACGCGACCTAAGCGAAGCGGCGAGAGAAGAAGCGAGAAGACTCAGAAGACTGCGAAAGAAGAGAAGAAAAGATGACAAACTCCGACAGAAGGAGCTGGAAGCTTCTGGCAAACACAGACCGAGGGGAAAGTTCTTTAAAGTATTAG GGTACCTATGGAGGCATACATTCGCAAGGCTCGGAGAAGATTGGGTATTCCTGGCCGTGCTGGGAATCGTCATGGGGTGTTTGAACTTCGCTATCGACCAGGGTATCGCTGTGTGTAATAAtg CCCGAACCTGGATGTACAAAGACGTAGCAACAACCATCTTCAGCAAGTATGTAGCGTGGGTGTCTCTGCCTGTGTGTTTGATACTGTTTGCAGCTGGCTTCGTGCATATAGTAGCAGCTCAAAGTATAG GATCTGGTATACCGGAAATGAAGACGATACTCAGGGGTGTGCACCTCAAAGAGTACCTCACGTTTCGAGCCCTCGTCTCGAAGGTCGTGGGTTTGACGGCCACCCTAGGTTCTGGACTGCCTTTGGGTAAAGAG GGTCCATCAGTGCACATAGCATCAATGGTGGCCTCCCTCCTTTCCCGGCTAGTGACCACCTTCCAGGGTATATACGAGAACGAATCCCGGACCACGGAGATGTTAGCAGCCGCGTGCGCAGTGGGTGTGGCTTCTTGCTTCGCTGCGCCTGTGGGGG GTGTGTTATTCTCAATCgaagtaacgacgacatactTTGCTGTCCGCAATTACTGGCGGGGTTTCTTTGCCGCTTGTTGCAGTGCTATT ATGTTCCGCTTACTATCAGTATGGTCAGGTGCAATGCCGACAGTCAAACCACTGTTCCCAACCAGTCTACCTCAAGACTTTCCGTTTGATCCACAAGAGTTCGCTGTTTTCGTACTACTAGG CATTGTGTGTGGTCTAATGGCGGCGCTATGGGTGTGGCTGCATCGTCAATATGTGCTCTTTATCCGTAACACTAAGTATTTGAGCACTTTCCTGCAGAAAAA TCGTTTCATTTACCCCGGGTTTGTGACCTTGGCAGTAATGTCGATACTGTTCCCGCCCGGGATTGGAAAATATATGGCAGCTGACCTGGGCAATCAACCACAG GTATTATCTCTCTTCGCCAACTTCACATGGTCAGACGAACTGACAGCAGAACAAGCGGCCATTGTGTCTCACTGGCAGACACCCGAAGTGGACCATTTTGGGTGCCtcattatatatttctttagTATT TACTTCCTCAGCATGGTATCATGTACTCTACCAGTGCCTGCTGGTATATTCGTGCCGGCTTTCAAAATGGGCGCCTCTTTGGGCAGGTTTACGGGCGAAGTTATGCACTATTTCTGCCCGTTGGGCGTGGCGTATGGCGGACATATACAGAAGATATTGCCTG gGGGCTACGCCACGGTTGGTGCGGCCGCTTTCACTGGAGCAGTTACACATACTGTGTCTACGATTGTTATAGTTATTGAAATGACTGGACAG GTAACCCATCTGCTCCCAATAATGGCGGCAGTATTAGCAGCTAACGCAGTTGCAGCTCTTTTGCAGCCATCTTGCTTCGACAGTATTATACTTATCAAGAAACTGCCGTATCTGCCTGATTTATTGTCTTCTGCTAGCC GCATGTACGACATTTGCGTGGAAGACTTCATGGTGAGAGACGTGAAGTATATTTGGAATAGAATGACGTTCCAGCAACTGAAGGATATTCTTAAAGCGAATAAG ACGATCAAAAGCTTCCCGCTAGTGGACAGCCCAGCATCCATGGTCCTGCTCGGCTCGATCCACCGCTGGGAGCTGGTGAAGCTGATCGAGCAGCAGGTGGGGCGGTCGCGGCGCCTGCAGGTGGCCGCGCTGTGGCAGCGGGAGGCCGAGAGGAGGAGGGAGGAGGAGAGGGTGCGGAGACCTTCGCGGTTCGAG GTGACACCGGCCCCAGATATGCTGCAAGTGCCGGGTAGCGGCATGACGAGAGGCACTTCTCTCACTACCAAGGACCAGGGGGGACTTATAcctg CCCCAGGCCAGCTCTTCCGTCCCAAGTCGATCTTGAAAAAAACGAACTCGTTCACACTGAGCCGAGGGTTGGGCGCCCCCCCCTCCCCCTCGCTGCCCCACCCCGCTGTGTACACCACCGTCACCGGGGCGGAGACCAG GATTCGTGCAGCATTCGAAGCTATCTTCAAAAGATCAACCCTCCTACCAGACGTGGAGGGAGGTCTATCTGATGGTCTCAGTTTGCCTCGCAGTCCGTCTATTAACAAGAAAGTGCAATTG CCACGTGAGAGAGTATGTGACATGTCGCCAGAAGATCAAAAAGCGTGGGAACAGCTAGAGATGGCCAAAGAGATCGACTTCGATAGGATGCTGCAAATCGCTAGGAAACGAGATATG AATCCAGACGACACAGACTACGAAGATGAAAACCTGTACATCTGTCACATCGACCCGGCTCCCTTCCAGCTTGTTGAGAGAACGTCGTTGCTTAAA gtacATTCTCTTTTCTCAACGTTGGGTGTAAGCAGAGCGTATGTGACAGCCATTGGACGACTCATTGGTGTTGTAGCTTTGAAAGag CTGCGCAAAGCCATAGAGGATGTCAACTCAGGAGCTCTAACAGCGGCAACCCGTCCCGCTCCCCCCACCCCTCCCACGCCCACCTCCCCCCCGCTGCTCATCAAGGTGCACGCCGCAGAGCCCTCGCCCCCTAGCGATAGTGACACCGCGCCGCTGACTCG gAAATAG
- the LOC123703575 gene encoding chloride channel protein 2 isoform X3 encodes MGCLNFAIDQGIAVCNNARTWMYKDVATTIFSKYVAWVSLPVCLILFAAGFVHIVAAQSIGSGIPEMKTILRGVHLKEYLTFRALVSKVVGLTATLGSGLPLGKEGPSVHIASMVASLLSRLVTTFQGIYENESRTTEMLAAACAVGVASCFAAPVGGVLFSIEVTTTYFAVRNYWRGFFAACCSAIMFRLLSVWSGAMPTVKPLFPTSLPQDFPFDPQEFAVFVLLGIVCGLMAALWVWLHRQYVLFIRNTKYLSTFLQKNRFIYPGFVTLAVMSILFPPGIGKYMAADLGNQPQVLSLFANFTWSDELTAEQAAIVSHWQTPEVDHFGCLIIYFFSIYFLSMVSCTLPVPAGIFVPAFKMGASLGRFTGEVMHYFCPLGVAYGGHIQKILPGGYATVGAAAFTGAVTHTVSTIVIVIEMTGQVTHLLPIMAAVLAANAVAALLQPSCFDSIILIKKLPYLPDLLSSASRMYDICVEDFMVRDVKYIWNRMTFQQLKDILKANKTIKSFPLVDSPASMVLLGSIHRWELVKLIEQQVGRSRRLQVAALWQREAERRREEERVRRPSRFEVTPAPDMLQVPGSGMTRGTSLTTKDQGGLIPAPGQLFRPKSILKKTNSFTLSRGLGAPPSPSLPHPAVYTTVTGAETRIRAAFEAIFKRSTLLPDVEGGLSDGLSLPRSPSINKKVQLPRERVCDMSPEDQKAWEQLEMAKEIDFDRMLQIARKRDMNPDDTDYEDENLYICHIDPAPFQLVERTSLLKVHSLFSTLGVSRAYVTAIGRLIGVVALKELRKAIEDVNSGALTAATRPAPPTPPTPTSPPLLIKVHAAEPSPPSDSDTAPLTRK; translated from the exons ATGGGGTGTTTGAACTTCGCTATCGACCAGGGTATCGCTGTGTGTAATAAtg CCCGAACCTGGATGTACAAAGACGTAGCAACAACCATCTTCAGCAAGTATGTAGCGTGGGTGTCTCTGCCTGTGTGTTTGATACTGTTTGCAGCTGGCTTCGTGCATATAGTAGCAGCTCAAAGTATAG GATCTGGTATACCGGAAATGAAGACGATACTCAGGGGTGTGCACCTCAAAGAGTACCTCACGTTTCGAGCCCTCGTCTCGAAGGTCGTGGGTTTGACGGCCACCCTAGGTTCTGGACTGCCTTTGGGTAAAGAG GGTCCATCAGTGCACATAGCATCAATGGTGGCCTCCCTCCTTTCCCGGCTAGTGACCACCTTCCAGGGTATATACGAGAACGAATCCCGGACCACGGAGATGTTAGCAGCCGCGTGCGCAGTGGGTGTGGCTTCTTGCTTCGCTGCGCCTGTGGGGG GTGTGTTATTCTCAATCgaagtaacgacgacatactTTGCTGTCCGCAATTACTGGCGGGGTTTCTTTGCCGCTTGTTGCAGTGCTATT ATGTTCCGCTTACTATCAGTATGGTCAGGTGCAATGCCGACAGTCAAACCACTGTTCCCAACCAGTCTACCTCAAGACTTTCCGTTTGATCCACAAGAGTTCGCTGTTTTCGTACTACTAGG CATTGTGTGTGGTCTAATGGCGGCGCTATGGGTGTGGCTGCATCGTCAATATGTGCTCTTTATCCGTAACACTAAGTATTTGAGCACTTTCCTGCAGAAAAA TCGTTTCATTTACCCCGGGTTTGTGACCTTGGCAGTAATGTCGATACTGTTCCCGCCCGGGATTGGAAAATATATGGCAGCTGACCTGGGCAATCAACCACAG GTATTATCTCTCTTCGCCAACTTCACATGGTCAGACGAACTGACAGCAGAACAAGCGGCCATTGTGTCTCACTGGCAGACACCCGAAGTGGACCATTTTGGGTGCCtcattatatatttctttagTATT TACTTCCTCAGCATGGTATCATGTACTCTACCAGTGCCTGCTGGTATATTCGTGCCGGCTTTCAAAATGGGCGCCTCTTTGGGCAGGTTTACGGGCGAAGTTATGCACTATTTCTGCCCGTTGGGCGTGGCGTATGGCGGACATATACAGAAGATATTGCCTG gGGGCTACGCCACGGTTGGTGCGGCCGCTTTCACTGGAGCAGTTACACATACTGTGTCTACGATTGTTATAGTTATTGAAATGACTGGACAG GTAACCCATCTGCTCCCAATAATGGCGGCAGTATTAGCAGCTAACGCAGTTGCAGCTCTTTTGCAGCCATCTTGCTTCGACAGTATTATACTTATCAAGAAACTGCCGTATCTGCCTGATTTATTGTCTTCTGCTAGCC GCATGTACGACATTTGCGTGGAAGACTTCATGGTGAGAGACGTGAAGTATATTTGGAATAGAATGACGTTCCAGCAACTGAAGGATATTCTTAAAGCGAATAAG ACGATCAAAAGCTTCCCGCTAGTGGACAGCCCAGCATCCATGGTCCTGCTCGGCTCGATCCACCGCTGGGAGCTGGTGAAGCTGATCGAGCAGCAGGTGGGGCGGTCGCGGCGCCTGCAGGTGGCCGCGCTGTGGCAGCGGGAGGCCGAGAGGAGGAGGGAGGAGGAGAGGGTGCGGAGACCTTCGCGGTTCGAG GTGACACCGGCCCCAGATATGCTGCAAGTGCCGGGTAGCGGCATGACGAGAGGCACTTCTCTCACTACCAAGGACCAGGGGGGACTTATAcctg CCCCAGGCCAGCTCTTCCGTCCCAAGTCGATCTTGAAAAAAACGAACTCGTTCACACTGAGCCGAGGGTTGGGCGCCCCCCCCTCCCCCTCGCTGCCCCACCCCGCTGTGTACACCACCGTCACCGGGGCGGAGACCAG GATTCGTGCAGCATTCGAAGCTATCTTCAAAAGATCAACCCTCCTACCAGACGTGGAGGGAGGTCTATCTGATGGTCTCAGTTTGCCTCGCAGTCCGTCTATTAACAAGAAAGTGCAATTG CCACGTGAGAGAGTATGTGACATGTCGCCAGAAGATCAAAAAGCGTGGGAACAGCTAGAGATGGCCAAAGAGATCGACTTCGATAGGATGCTGCAAATCGCTAGGAAACGAGATATG AATCCAGACGACACAGACTACGAAGATGAAAACCTGTACATCTGTCACATCGACCCGGCTCCCTTCCAGCTTGTTGAGAGAACGTCGTTGCTTAAA gtacATTCTCTTTTCTCAACGTTGGGTGTAAGCAGAGCGTATGTGACAGCCATTGGACGACTCATTGGTGTTGTAGCTTTGAAAGag CTGCGCAAAGCCATAGAGGATGTCAACTCAGGAGCTCTAACAGCGGCAACCCGTCCCGCTCCCCCCACCCCTCCCACGCCCACCTCCCCCCCGCTGCTCATCAAGGTGCACGCCGCAGAGCCCTCGCCCCCTAGCGATAGTGACACCGCGCCGCTGACTCG gAAATAG